Part of the Henckelia pumila isolate YLH828 chromosome 2, ASM3356847v2, whole genome shotgun sequence genome is shown below.
atatatattttttgtaaattatttttaaataataaatataatccaataataataaaataaccatatataataataaaaacacaATAATAATCACATACATAATACTAGTAGTATATCTTACATGCAACCATACAAATATTATATCTAATATAGAACAATAAATTTGCACAAATGTTTAACATAAAACAGGTAAATCATAAACACATTTTAAAATACTATATCTGAAAACAGTAGCAAAATTTTACGAAGCAATTGCGCCACAAATATTGAGTACAAGCCGGATCTGCGTTAATCTGCAAAaatgaaaatgataaaatatgtTAATCTGTACAAAGATCACTTAAACAatgaaaaaaggaaaaaaaaaaaaaagggaccCCACCGGAGCACGCCAAGGAAATGAAGGTGTGAAGggtttatataaaataattagttaTGGTTTTCGTGCAAACCTCTACAACAGTTTTGTTGTAAAACCGTTTGGCAGCTAAATATTGCGACGGTGTTACTAAATCATCGCTAAGTTTAGCAATGGTTTTCCTATACTGTTTCTAAATTTGGCCAAAcagtaaaaaaaattgaatttgccACGTTTTTTTAAAACCGAAAAAACCATCGAAGATAGGCCCTTTTTTTGTAGTGTTTGGGCTTTGCACTTGTGTCCTTTGTTTGTTAatgttgataaaaaaaaaaaaagggattgTTTGCTATTTCttgatttgaataaatttgGAAGTTACCATAAATCAAAATTTCTGATTTTTATGGTCCTGAAATTCGCCCTCAACTGCTATCTATTTTTCTAGGTATTTGACTATTTGTACATGCTATAATCCTGAATCGATAAGAAAACATTCAGTTTCTCGTCCCTCTAATCTTCTTGTCCTTTTTTGCTGCAGTTATCTTTATGTATCTTTTGTAGGATTAAACATTGCtagatttatgtttattttatttatgaagcTGAAAAGTGTAGACAATTGGTTGGCGAAGAGGCTGCATCCAAAAGTGGAAGATTTACTctcttgaattgttttgatggtAGCTCTGGAACCCTTTCATGTTTGGTAAAAGAAGGTGTCAAACTCTATTTCTACAACATTAGGGTGGTTCATGTAGAGAGTAGAAGGAATGGAGCAATCGAGACTGCCTTGGCTGATGCACTTAACCAAGGCATGACTGCTATAGATGCAGCCAAAGTAGCCCAGAAAGAAGGAGCAAAGGCAGCAAAACTAGCGACCCGGAAAGCCAAACGCATTATTGGCCCTATCATTTCTTCAGGATGGGATTTTTTTGAAGCTGTTTACTTTGGGGGAACTGTAACAGAAGGGTTTCTTCGGGGCACAGGTACACTGGCCGGAACCTATTCAATCGGTTTTGTTGGAGAGCAAAG
Proteins encoded:
- the LOC140880397 gene encoding uncharacterized protein, coding for MAKMTIVQKKRIQLLLFVVAIIALSIAAEKCRQLVGEEAASKSGRFTLLNCFDGSSGTLSCLVKEGVKLYFYNIRVVHVESRRNGAIETALADALNQGMTAIDAAKVAQKEGAKAAKLATRKAKRIIGPIISSGWDFFEAVYFGGTVTEGFLRGTGTLAGTYSIGFVGEQRFGRFGYLVGSHLGSWIGGRIGLMVYDVVSGVHLMLESIRSAEMQIYDDSSNDKIIEPNEFETSEAVEDSYVDEQRWSASDESNNYETPADESFSISEEL